The DNA segment CCGTCGGTTGTTTCGATTGTCCGTGCGGACAGCGATCCCACGAGCGCGGAAACCGTGACGTTTACCGTGACCTTCAGCGAACCGGTGACGGGAGTCGGCGTCAACGACTTTGCCTTGTCCGTCAACGGCGTTACGGGCGCTTCCATTGCGGGCGTCAGCGCGGACACGGGCGCGACACGAACCGTGACGGTCAACACCGGCAACGGCAGCGGCACCATCCGGCTGGACGTGGTGGATGACGACTCGATTATCAATGCGGAAGAAAATCCCCTGGGCGGGCCGGGAACCGTCGTGACCGGCAACGGCAGTTTCAGCAGCGGCGAAGTGTACACCGTTGATAAAACCCCTCCCGAAGTTACTTCGGTGCTTCGTGCCGTGGCCAGTCCCACCAATTGGGATTCCGTCACGTATTTCGTGAGTTTCAGCGAGTTTGTGACGGGAGTTGAAGTGAATGATTTTGTTCTGACGACGAGCGGCATCACCGGCGCCTCCGTTGAAAGCGTCTGGCCGGACGGTCTGGGCGCATGGCGGCTGGTGACGGTCCGCACGGGCAGCGGGAGCGGCACACTACGTCTGGATGTCGTGGCCGATGGATCGATTGTGGACGGCCTTTCGACGCCTCTTGCGGAGCCTTTCAGTACAGGCGAAGAATATGAAATTGACAAGGTGCCGCCCACCGGAACGATTTCCATTGACGACGGCCTGTATCCGCCTTCGGATGACGTAACCCTGACGCTCAGCGCCACTGACGCGAACGGCGTCGTGGGCATGCGGTTCAGTCCTGACGGCTCCTTGTGGAGCTTGGAAGAGGCCTATGCCACCAGCAAGGCATGGACCCTCTCGCCCGGCGACGGCGTGAAGACGGTCTATGTGCAATACAAGGATGCCATGGGCAACTGGTCCACGGCGCCGATAGCGGCCCAGGCGATTCGGGATACGACGCCTCCAACGGGAACGATTGCCATCGCCACCGGCGGTTATTCCAACACGACCAGTGTGAACCTAGTCCTGAGCGCCAGCGATGCAAACGGCGTTGCACGAATGCAGTTCAGCAACGACAACGTGGACTGGTCTCCCGACGAGGTGTACGCCACGAGCAAGGCATGGAACCTCGTACCGGGCGACGACGGGCCCCGGACGGTCTATGTGCGGTACCAAGACAATGCGGGCCTTTGGTCCACCGACACGATTAGCCTCAATATCATGCTGGATCGCGTGGCCCCCTCGGCGGATCTCATTGAAATCAACGGCGGAAGCGAATTTTGCATGTCAACCGATGTGATCCTGGCGGTGCAGGCCAGCGACGATAACGTCGTCGGCAGCATGCGGTTCAGCAACAACGGCGTGACGTGGAATCCCGAACAGGCCTACGACCCGAGCGCGCCTTGGACTCTTTCTCCGGGCGACGAAGTGAAGACGGTTTATGCGCAATTCAAGGATTCCGCGGGCAACTGGTCCGGTGTCATCAGCGACACCATCACCCTCGATACGACCCCGCCGGCCAGACCCGTGATGACGCCCGCGCCACCCACCACCAACCAGCGTCCCACATGGAGTTGGACTTCGGGCGGCGGCGGCAACGGCGTCTATCAGTACGATCTCGATACCAGCGGCACATGGACCGAAACCACCGACACCTCGTTTACGCCCGATGCGGATCTCCCGGAAGGCAATCACCGTCTCGTGGTACGGGAACGGGACGCCGCGGGCAACTGGTCGGCCACCAGTTTCTTCGACATCTTCGTTGATTTGACGAATCCGGTGGTAACGTTCAATCCGCTCGGTCTTATCAACGACACGACCCCGGCCTTCACCGGATCGGTGGGCGACAATCTAGCCATCGCGAGCGTCGTGGTGGCGATTGTGGACGGCAACACCTATACCGGCACGTTTGGCGGCGGCACGTGGATTGCCCAAGTGCCCAACGATCAGCCGCTTGTCGGTGCGCCGCCTACCTCTTACATCGCCGACGTGACCGCCACGGATACGGCGGGCCGGACGGCCACCGCGCGGATCTATTTCGCCATTGACAGCACGGTGGAGACGCAGGTCAGTTACGTGGCGACGGCCGACGCTTCTTTTACGAACGCCAGCCAGGTGGTCTTCGACGTGGTGTTCTCGCTGGGCGTCCGCTGGGTGACCGTGAACGACTTCGCGCTCACCACCACCGGCGTGTCCGGAGCGTCCATCGTCAACGTCGCGGGTATCGCCGACAGCGACACGTGGGCCGTCACAGTGAACACAGGAACCGGCGAAGGCACCATCCGGCTCGATGTGGTTGACTGGGACACGATCATTGACATCTACAACCACCCATTGGGCGGGATCGGCATTGGCAACGGCAATTACTCGTCCGGCGGCGTTTATACGATAGACAAGACGCCCCCGACGGTCATCCTGTCGTCGAGCGCGACGACACCCAACAATTTCGCATCCATTCCGGTGGTGGCGACATTCAACGAAGACATCCCGGAATGGTTCGCGGGCCAGCCCAATTTTGTCGAAAGCGATGTGACATTGGAAAACGCCACGTTGAGCGACTTCGAGATGACGTCTCCGAGAGTGTTCCATTTCAACGTGCATCCGGTTGCCGATGGCGAGGTTTCCGTCCGTCTCAACGCGGGCGTGGCCAAGGACCAGGCGGGGAATGGCAACACGGCCACCGGATCGCTGATTTTCCAATCGGATCGAACGGCGCCCGTGCCTTCCGTGACGGGGCCCGGTGTGGCGACCCGTGTGTCGCCGATCATTTTCACGATCAGTTTCCCCGAACCGGTCACGGGGTTGACGGAAGCCGGCATCAGCGTAATCGGCGGAACGAAGGGCGCCCTGTCGGGCAGCGGGGCCGGACCCTACACGTTGCCGGTAACGCCTCCGGCAGATGGGCCCGTCACCTGCCAGGTGCTTGCGGGCGTGGTCCGCGATGCCGCCCAGAATGCCAATCCCACCTCGGATCCCGTCACCGTTTCGTTGGATCGCGTGGCCCCGAGTCCAACCGTCACGGGACCGGCGTCGCCGACGAACGCGTACCCGATCGATTTCGTGATCAACTTCGACGAACCGGTCGCCGACTTCGACGCGGACGACGTGACGGTAACCAACGGGACCAAGGGCTCCTTCTCGGGTAGCGGGGCGGGTCCGTATACGATGCCGGTGTATCCCGATTCCGAGGGTGCGGTCACGTGCAGGGTGGCTGCCGGCGCCGTGGACGATCTTGCCGGCAATCCGTGCCTCGCCTCCAACGTGCTCAGCATCGTCTGGATTCAGGGTGCGCTGCCGGTCACGATCGAACCGCCTTCCGTTCCGCTCACACGCAACGGTCCGGTGTCCTTTGTCGTGACTTATACCGGCGCGGCCAACATAACGCTCAGCGCGTCGGATGTCACCTTGAACGCCACTGGCACCGCGGCGGGTCTCGTGAGCGTCAGCGGAACGGGCACCGAGACGCGAACCGTCACCATAGATACCCTCTCGGGCACCGGCACGCTGGGGATCAACATCAACGGCGGAACGGCGTCCGACTTGGCCGGCAATCTGGCCGCTGCCGCGGGTCCCAGCGACACGTTCATGGTGGACAACACGCCGCCCGTGGTCACCATCAACCCGCTCGGCGTAACCAACAACACCACGCCGACGATTAGCGGCACGGCCGCCGACAATGTGGGCGTGGCCGCTGTCACCGTGACGGTCGAGGGCAACACCTATACTGCGACTCTCAACGACATCTGGTGGAATGCAAAGGTCTCCGACGCCTTGGCGCCCGGCGATCATCTGGCAAGTATCGAAGCCACCGATACCGTCGGAAACAAGACGACCCAGACGATGTTGTTCACCGTGGATCCGAACGCCGTCACGACAGTCGAGGCCGTGCTCCTTACGGGGCCATCGCCAACGAACGCCGACACGGTGGACTTCCTGGTGATCTTCAGCGGGGATGTTTCGCCCGTGGTGGCGGCCGACTTCGCGCTGCACACGACCGGCGGCATCGCCGGCGCCGCGATCCTCGACGTGACGGGCGCAGGCAGCACGCGGACGGTTACCGTGAGCACGGGATCCGGCGACGGAACCATCCGCCTCGATGTCATCGATCGCGATACCATTCTCGACGCCGGACTGGAGCCGCTGGGCGGCCCCGGCTTGGGCAACGGCAACTATACGCTGGGTCAAGCCTACACGATAGACCGGACGATTCCGTATGCAACCCTTACGCTGACGTCTCCGGCCCAAACCGGCGCCGATGTCATCGCCTTCAAGGTGGTGTTCAGCGAGCCGGTCACGCCGGCGTTCGATGCGTCCAAGGTGGCTTTGCAGGGCACATTGGGCGGCATTGTCAGCATTACCGGATCCAGCCCCGTGTACAACGTGTACGTGATTCTGGCCGATCCGAATTTGGACGGCACGGTCGGCATATCGGTTGGCCAAGGGTTGACCGACACGGCGGGCACGCCCTGTGTGGTCAGTTTCTCGCAAACGTGCTATGTGTACAACTGGCGCGAACCGTATTTTGCCGTTCAACCCGCCAGCGCACGCTCGTATACGGGCAGCGCGCATACCTTCACCGTGGCGGCCAATTGTGGCGCGACCCTGATGAATTATCAGTGGAAACGCGACAATCATGCCGCCAAAGCGGTGCAGAATGTCGGCGAAAATTCGCCCAGTTACACCATACCGAGCCTGACCTCGGGCGACGTGGCCGATTATTGGTGCGAAGTGACCTATGACGGCGTGAAACGCGTTTCCGCGACCGCCTCGCTTCAGGTGGCGGAACCGCTCCAACTCGTGGGGCCGGCAAACCGTACCGCGGTCGTGGGCGGAAGCTGCCTCTTCAGCGTGTCGGCGACGGGCGGCTATCCGCCGTTGACCTATGCGTGGAAGAAGGTGGGCGGCACGAACATCCTGGGCGCCGGACCGACGCTCACCCTTGTGTCGCTGACCTTCGACGACGCCGGCAGTTATCAGGTCGAGGTGGAAGACGACAACGGAATGGTCGCCGTAAACTCCGCTTCGCTGACGGTCACCGAAACGGGCCTGCCGGTAGCCGGCGCGATCGGACTCGGCTTGATGGCGTGCGGCCTGGCTTTGGGCGGCTTGCTGGCAACACGCCGCAGGAAGTAACCGGTACGCAAAACACCGAATGAATGCAAGGACGCCGGCCGTCGGGCCGGCGTCCTGCTGTTATCGAAGACGCGGCATTCCTACCGCATTTGCATGCGGATGGCGGGCGTAAAATCAGATTTGTCTGTAATCGCCCCGGGCCGTTTCGTTATCATACTTTCCATTATGGATTTCGACGAGGTCAAACCTTCCTCCACGCTTCAGGGCGTAGATCTTACGACGGGCAGCGTCATGGGGCATTTGATCCGCTTTGCGATTCCGATGCTGATGGGCAGCGTGTTCCACACGGCGTACAGCATCATCAATGCCGCATGGGTCGGCAATGGCCTCGGGGCCGAATCCATGGCGGCGCTCACAGTGAGTTTCCCGATCCTGTTCCTGCTGATGGCCGTGGCGGGCGGTTTGACGCTTGCGTCCAACATTTTGGTATCGCAGGCGTATGGGGCGAAAAATTTCGACCGCCTCCATCAAGTGGTCCAGAATTCGCTTGTGCTTACGGGCGCCGTCGGCGTGGCTTGCGTGCTGGCCGGCCATATCGCGGCGCACGCCATTGTGCATGGCATGCGGACGCCGCCGGAAGTCGCGCCCCTTGCGGTCAGTTATCTGCGACTCTTTCTGTGGAGCACGCCGTTCATGTTCGGCATGTTCTTTCTGTCGAGTGTGATGCGTGGCGTCGGCGACTCGAAAACGCCGCTCTATTTTCAGGCGGGCGCCCTCCTTGTCAACGCCGTTCTCGATCCCGTTTTGATCTTCGGTTGGCTGGGATTTCCGCGAATGGGGCTCGACGGAACGGCCGCCGCCACGGTGTTTGCGCAGGCGTGCGCCTTCTGTTCGCTTGCGTATTATCTGCACCGGCGGCGGCACATTGTATCGCCCCACTGGCGCCGCCTTCGGCTTGATGCGCCTACGACGATCCTCACGCTTCGGATCGGCGTGCCCTCCATGCTTCAACAGGCGCTCGTGTCCTTGGGCATCTTGTTCGTCGTCGCCATCGTCAACCGGTTCGGCGCGCACAGTTCGGCGGCGTTCGGCATCGCCATGCGGCTTGACCAGTTGGCTTTTATGCCCGCGATGACCATCGGCATGGCCGTTTCCACGCTGGCCGGCCAGAACATCGGCGCGGGGCGATTCGACCGCGTCCACGAAACGTTCCGGAACGGCGTGGCCGCGAGCCTCGCCATTACGCTGGTCGCATCCATTCTTGCGTTTTCGGCGCCCGCGTGGCTTATCGGCCTGTTTTCGCGGGAGGCCGATGTCGTCGCCATCGGCAAAACCTATCTGCGCATCATCGCATTCGGTTATCTCCTGTTTGCCGTCCTCTTCGCCAGCAACGGCGTCATCAACGGTTCCGGCCACACCGCCGCGACCACGGTGTTTACGCTTGTCGGATTCTGGCTGGTCCGCGTGCCGCTCGCGATGATTCTTTCCTCGTACATGGGCCGCGTGGAAGGCGTCTGGTATGCGGTGCTGGTAAGCCTCGCCGCCGGAGCGATGGTCAGTCTGGCCTACTATTTCTCCGGACGTTGGAAAGTCCCCATCGGGCATCCCGTCCCTGCACAGACGCTTGCCGCGTCGCCTGAAGCGGATTGATCGCGCATGGAATCCGCGGGCCGTTCGGTGACGTTTGCTTCCGTTCTTGGCAAGGGCCTGATCGCCTTCGTGGCCGCGGGATTGGCGGCCACGTGGTTTGGCGCCGGGGTCTGGTTTCTGGAAGGCGCCGCCTATTGGATCCCCTGCTACTTGGCCTTGGCGCTGACCGGCGTTGCGGCGTGCGTCGTGGCCTCCGCGCGGTGCTGGGCCCTTTTCGGAATGGTTTGCGCCGCCGCCATTGCCGCAATGCTGGCGCAATGCTATCTTCCCGCCGAAAATCGCGCGCCGAAAGGGCAGACGCCCAATCTCCGGATCCTTCAGGCAAACGTTTACAATCATTTTGGCGATGCCGGATCGCTGATCGCCTTGGTGCGCGAATTCCAGCCCGACGTTGTGCTGTTGCAGGAAGCGGACGATGTCTGGGCGGAAAGATTGCGTCCGATCGAAGCCATGTATCCGCGCAAAGCCATTCTGCCGCGTTATACGCGCGGTGGCCCCGATCTGGGGCAGTACCTGCGCATCGAATCGGATGAACCCCAAGCCCTTTCGGACAAGGGAATTCCCGCCGTCATGACCACACTCAGAGTGAACGGGCGGTCCGTTTCGCTGTTGAACGTCCATACCGCCGCCCCGTTCCTGCCCGGGCGCGCGAAAAGTCATCGGAAACAGATGCGGGCGTTGACGGATTTTGCCCGGTCCATTTCCGGGCCGGTTATCGTGGCCGGGGATCTGAACAGCGGGCCGTGGTCGCCGCTGTACAAGACGTTGACACGGGAAGCGCGTCTTGTAAACGCGCGGCAGGGTTTTGGGATCTTGGGGTCATGGCCGTCGTTTTTCGGCCCGTTGCGGACCGGCATCGATCACGTGCTGGCCAGTCCGGACATCGCGGTCGTTCAGTGCCGGGTGGGAAAAGGGATCCGTTCCGATCACCGCCCCCTGTTGACCGAACTGTTCGTTCCGCCGCCCCGATGACGATTCGCAGGCTTGATGTATGAATCGCCAGTTCCGATAATTCGCATGGGACACACCGAGCGGGAGGCCATGGCCATGATACGGGTAGGGTTGATCGGATGCGGCCGCATCGCGGATTTGCATTACGCCGGTTATGCCGGACTGGAAGATGCGCGCGTCGAAGCGATATGCGACGCCGATTCGGATGCGTTGGAACGCAGGCGATGCGCGTGGGGCGTTCGACGCGCCTATGCGGACTACCGCGACTTGCTGGCCGATCCCGCGATTGACGCCGTCGAGATTCTGACGCCTCAACCGCTGCACGAGCCGATGGCCGCCGCCGCCGCGCAGGCCGGAAAGCATATCGCCATGCAAAAACCGATGACGACCTCGCTTGAGAGCGCCGATCGCATGATAAACGCCGCGCGCGATGCGGGCGTGCTGTTCAAAGTCACGGACAATTATCTATTTTATCCGCCCATTCGTTTGGCCAAAACGATGATAGACGACGGCGTCATCGGCGAGCCGCAGATGATTCGTATGAAGTTCATCGGCGGGCGATGGAACGGAGGCTGGGAAGTGCCGGCATCCACATGGGCGTGGCGCCTCCAGGAAATTCAGGAGGGCCGAGGAATTCAGACCTTCGATCACGGACACCATCTGTGGGCAACGGCATGGTATCTGCTAGGCGAAATCGAACGTGTTACCGCATGGATAGATTACACGGAAAAAATTGTGGATTGCCCGTCGGTCATTATGTGGAAGTACAAGAACGCCGCGCGCTACGGCATTTGTGATTACTGCCAGGCCATGGACCTCGCCGTGCCGTCCAAATACTATTCGTGCGATGAATGGTTCGAGATTACCGGCAGCCGCGGCATCGTCCTGATCCGCCGGTGCACGGGACATCTCGTGGACGGTCCCGCCGTCAGCGTTTGCACAAGCGACGGCTGGAGTCATCACGAGATTGAATCCGACTGGGCATCGGGTTTCCATTACGCCGCGCAAAATTTCATCGCGGCCCTACAAGGCAAAGAGCCGCCTCTTCTTACCGGCGAACAGGCGAAGAATGTCCTTCGATTCGCTTTCGCCCTGCGGCGATCTTCCGACGAACGCCGCGAGATCCGCCTTGACGATTTGTAGAAGGCCGCACCGCCGCGTACTGGTTCAATCGTTACCCGAAAAAGGATGCGGGCGAATTGCGCTTGGCGTGTCGTGCAGGCCCATGTTATCGTTTGGCCATGTTGACAACCGAACTCGATTATGAATTGCCCCCCGATCGCATTGCGCAGCATCCCGCCGAGCCGCGCGACGCGTCCCGCCTCCTTGTGCTGGACCGCGCAAGCGGCGGCGTCCAATTGGATGTGTTCCGCAATATCGGCGCCTACTTGCGCAGGGGCGACTGTCTCGTCATGAACGATACGCGGGTCATCCGCGCGCGTTTGCGGGGCCGGAAATCCTCCGGGGGACAGGTCGAGATTTTTCTGTTGCGCGAGCGATCGCCGGGGGTATGGACCGCGCTGATTCGGCCTTCCGCACGCGTCAAACCGGGAACAATCGTCCAAATCGCGGGGACGCTGGACGCCGTGGTGGGCGATATCGTTCAAGACGGGCAACGCCTGGTTCATTTCGATGCTTCGGATGTCCTGGAACGGCTCGAAATGATCGGCGAAATTCCCTTGCCGCCCTATATCCTGCGATCGCATCCCGACAGCAGCGACCTGACCCGCTATCAGACCGTCTATGCGCGGTCGCCCGGCGCGGTGGCCGCGCCGACCGCCGGCTTGCATTTCACGCCCGAAACGCTGGCCGCGCTGGACCGGTTGGGCATCCGGCACGCAACCATCACGCTGCATGTCGGGTACGGCACCTTCAAGCCCATCATGGCGGACACCCTCGAAGAGCATAACGTGGACAGCGAGGACTACGTTCTTTCCGAAGAGACGGCGGCCGTTCTGAACCGCGTCCGCGCGGAAGGCGGCCGGATCGTGGCGGTGGGGACGACTTCGGCGCGAGTGCTCGAAACATGTTTTCGCGGAGGATCGTTTTGCGCGGAATCGGGGGAAACAGGCCTGTATATCCACCCCCCGTACACGTTTCGCGCGGTGGATGCGCTGCAAACCAACTTCCATTTGCCGCGTTCGAGTCTGCTGGCGCTCGTCTGCGCGTTTGCCGGGAAGGACCGCACGTTCGAGGCCTACCGGCTGGCCATCCGCGAAAAATTCCGTTTCTATTCCTATGGCGACGCCATGCTCATTCTGTGAGCGAGTTCCGGGCGATTGTCTCCAGAAACGACGCGAATGCCCATTCCAGTTCGGGCAGCCGTTCGCGCACTTCCTTGATGCTACCGCTAAGCGCGGCCGTCTCGACGTCGTAAGCGGCCCTATGAACGGCTTCGGCCCCGATACTGGCCGCGGCGCCCTTGATGGAATGGGCCGCACGCTGCGCCTCGGATATGTCGAAATTGGCCGCCGCCTGATTCAGAAGCGCCAGTTGGCGGGGGGTGTCCTGCATGAAAACCGCCAGCACACGCTTGCAGAGTTCACGATTGTTGCCCATTCGCCGGACAAAGGCTTCCCAGTTGAAAGGCGGCAACGACGAAACCCGATAGGCGCAGGCTTCCAACCCGGCCGCCCGGCGGTTGTCCCTTTTGCCCAATGGACTTGCGTTCGATTCCATTTACCAGTCAATCCGTGTTGCTGTCTGCCCGCAATCCGCACGGATACTTACCGCCTCAATCGTACCATGCTTCCCGGTGCATGTCCAATATGATCCGCCAAATAGTCCGCGATGATTTCCGCCTTTCGGCGAATGCCGGCGGGGGTCATGTGGCAAATGTCCGTGAAGTAATTCGCGCCGCCCTTGAGGTTCTCGGCCACGGGCACATACCGCGACCCCGTTTCCGCGCAGAAAACGCGCAAGCGTTCATTATACAGCTCCGTCAGACGGACGTAATTTTTCAGGGACACATAGCGTCCCTGCCAATCCTTGCGCAAAACGCTTTCGAAAAAGCGCCGCTCTTCCCGCGTCAAATTCGGATAATCCGGAAACGCGAAACTGCAAAACAGCGTTTCGATTCCGCGGCGGGCAAACGCATCCCGCATTCGCCGCATATTGCGGAAGGTCAGCAGTCCGTACTGCTCCTCGATGCGCTGGGATGACGGCAACAACCGGTCGTTGGCGTGAAGGTTGATGAACATCGAACGCCGCAATATCCGTTGCCATTTCGATGCCTGCTCTTCCCAAAGGGGAAAGAAATTGTGGCAGAGATCGTTTACGAAGTTGTAATGGACGGCGAGGTCCGGTTCGAGACGGATATAGTCGGGCGTTCTGCGGCATTCCCCCAGCGAACCGATTCCCCCAACGCCGCAGTTGATTACCTCGATGGCGTTCGTGTGAAACCGCGCGCGCAACGCCCGTTCCACCAGATTCGGATAAGTCGTTTCGATGCTGCCGCCTTCCAAGGTCGTCGAACCCCCGATGCAAACAATCCGAAAGACGTCCGCCGGCTTGGGAAGCGTCACATCGTCGTCGCGAAAGCCCACGTTGTTCGTAAACCGCACTCCGCCCGCGGTAAGATTTTTTCGGTATTCCTGCCATGGAACCTTCCAGACGGGATCTTCGTCCGGGAATTTCGACCGCGCCGTGCGCTCCGCCAGCGGCATGTGGGTGATGTCGCGAAAAACACAGACCGCGCGCTCATGCCCGCGATCTCCCAAGGGATACAGCGATGCCTCGACGGCGCGCGGGGTTGTGCCCTGCAAAGGGATCAGGGCAATGACGGCGGCGGGGCGCGCATCGCGGATTACGCTTTCGAGAACCGGAAGCACGGGGGTATTGGGCTCGACCAGCAATTCATTCAGCGCCTTGTCCCGCACGTCGCGAAGATCGAAACCGAGGGCCGGCATGGTATCCTCGCGGCCATAGGTGGACTCCGCGCGTCCGTCGGGCCGGTATACGGCGATTGTTTCCTCGCGCAATTGCGCGTAGAGAATGCGATCGTCTTCGTTCATCGCGGCAAAACGCGTTCCCGGATGGTCCTCCGCTTCGGGCAGGACCGGACTGGCCGGCAGAGCGCCGGTATTGGCATCGGGCGGTGTTTCGACGGCGCCGGGCGGCGGGTTCCAATTCGGATGCGCCGGCGTCCGCAGGGCGGCGCGTTCGATGATTCGGTATTCCCATCGGGCCAAGAGTTCAAGCCCCAAGGCTGCCGCGATTGCCCATAATAGGATGACGGTTATTCCGAAAACCGCTTTGCCGAAACGCTTCATTTCGCCCGGTATACGTGCGTGCTGCTGCCGAAGATGATTTCGGCCGATTCCATGATGGTCTCGCCGAGCGTCGGATGCGGATGTATCGTCAAATGGATGTCGCTGGCGAGCGCGCCCATTTCAATGGCGAGCGCGCCTTCCGAGATGAGTTCGCCCGCGCCTGTACCCGCGATGCCGACGCCGAGCACGACGTCCGTTTCCGGATCGGCGACAATCTTCGTAAGCCCCGATCCAAGGTTCAGCGTGGTGGCGCGTCCCGAAGCGGCCCACGGAAACTTCGCGACCTTGACCTTGCGCCCTTGCCGGGCCGCTTCCGTTTCCATCAGGCCGCACCATGCCACTTCCGGGTCGGTGAACACCACTGCCGGAATTGCGCGCGGCGCGAAGGCCACCTTGTGGCCCGCGATGGCTTGCGCGGCGACGCGGCCCTCGTGCGAGGCCTTGTGCGCCAGCATCGGACCGCCCACAATGTCGCCCACGGCGAAAATGGCCGGATCCGCGGTCCGCCGCTGCGGATCCACCACCACGAAACCCCGCTCGTCCACCTCCACCTGCGTGCCGCGCAGATTGAGTCCGCTCGAATTCGGCTTGCGCCCGATGCAGATCAGGACCTTGTCGAAAGCGCGTGTCGTTTCGGCGATTCCCTCGCCTTCCAATTCGACTTCAATTCCCGCTTCCGTTTCCTTCATTCGGGCCACCTTGGCATTCAAAAGAATTTCGTGCATGAGAAGGGCCATGCGTTCCGCCAGCGGCTGCACCAAATCCGGATCCGCGCCCGGCAGAAGACTGCCGGACATTTCGACCACCGTCACCTCGGCGCCCATGGCCGCATACACCGAACCCAGTTCCAACCCGATGTATCCTCCGCCCACGACAAGCAATGTCTTCGGCATGTCGCGAATCTGAAGCGCGGTGGTCGAATTCATCACGCGGGGCGAGTCGAGCAACAGTTTTTCGAGAATGGCCGGACGCGATCCCGCCGCCAGAATGGCGTAATCGTAGCGCAGTTCCGTCTCTGCGCCGCTGTCGGTGTAGATTTTCAGCGTGTTCGAGTCCAGGAAACTCGCGCGTCCCTGAATGAACTCGATGTGCCGCGCCCTGCACAGTTGTCCGAGGCCGGAGGTCAGTTTGCCGACTATTGCTTCCACGCTGCCGCGCATCTTGTCGAAGTCTATTGTCGGCGGGCCGAAATGGATGCCGTAATGCTCCGCGTCCCGCGCATCGCCGATGACTTTCGCGCAGTGCAGCAGCGCTTTCGACGGAATGCAGCCGCGGTAAAGGCACGTTCCGCCCGGATGCTCGTCCAGGTCAATCAACGCAACCCGCAACCCGAGATCGGCCGCCATGAACGCCGCCGCGTATCCGCCCGGTCCGCCCCCGATGACCGCCACCTGCGTGTGTTTTCCATCTTTATCCACGGCTCATGACCTCCCGAAAAAGCACACTTCCGTTGTTTGTCGCTTCACCCTTTTCAGCCTGCGAAAAATGTTGGCGCAAGAAGTGTGGGACAGACTGTCCAGTCTGTCCATCTGTCCACTTTCTCCACTTTTTCTCCTCGGCATTCTACTCTTCCAACATCAAGGCAAGCGGTTGCTCGATGGCTTCGGCCACCCATCGC comes from the Candidatus Hydrogenedentota bacterium genome and includes:
- a CDS encoding Ig-like domain-containing protein — its product is MSSEVKKATGAKALGQSVCFCVALAVMAGLCGFSADAAVSVVTYGRSAPSGTPFNLTVPAGSSANGVVVIVHCTAVLLAAENVNVTVGGAAAGPIQGGDILHNGNDADVQIETFYCAGNWAGGATIPINWTWVGATPTDYVIGAYALRGVSAVDWPFQAVKFRSDPILPNPRSVLLPSINTAINGSIVLWSYSSDQPNDTTPTANPALSGGTITTAWEVSDGGSGNRIRAESWFGMAANSSNSEILGTTTTGGSNSRIVMVGMSMLPIPPSVVSIVRADSDPTSAETVTFTVTFSEPVTGVGVNDFALSVNGVTGASIAGVSADTGATRTVTVNTGNGSGTIRLDVVDDDSIINAEENPLGGPGTVVTGNGSFSSGEVYTVDKTPPEVTSVLRAVASPTNWDSVTYFVSFSEFVTGVEVNDFVLTTSGITGASVESVWPDGLGAWRLVTVRTGSGSGTLRLDVVADGSIVDGLSTPLAEPFSTGEEYEIDKVPPTGTISIDDGLYPPSDDVTLTLSATDANGVVGMRFSPDGSLWSLEEAYATSKAWTLSPGDGVKTVYVQYKDAMGNWSTAPIAAQAIRDTTPPTGTIAIATGGYSNTTSVNLVLSASDANGVARMQFSNDNVDWSPDEVYATSKAWNLVPGDDGPRTVYVRYQDNAGLWSTDTISLNIMLDRVAPSADLIEINGGSEFCMSTDVILAVQASDDNVVGSMRFSNNGVTWNPEQAYDPSAPWTLSPGDEVKTVYAQFKDSAGNWSGVISDTITLDTTPPARPVMTPAPPTTNQRPTWSWTSGGGGNGVYQYDLDTSGTWTETTDTSFTPDADLPEGNHRLVVRERDAAGNWSATSFFDIFVDLTNPVVTFNPLGLINDTTPAFTGSVGDNLAIASVVVAIVDGNTYTGTFGGGTWIAQVPNDQPLVGAPPTSYIADVTATDTAGRTATARIYFAIDSTVETQVSYVATADASFTNASQVVFDVVFSLGVRWVTVNDFALTTTGVSGASIVNVAGIADSDTWAVTVNTGTGEGTIRLDVVDWDTIIDIYNHPLGGIGIGNGNYSSGGVYTIDKTPPTVILSSSATTPNNFASIPVVATFNEDIPEWFAGQPNFVESDVTLENATLSDFEMTSPRVFHFNVHPVADGEVSVRLNAGVAKDQAGNGNTATGSLIFQSDRTAPVPSVTGPGVATRVSPIIFTISFPEPVTGLTEAGISVIGGTKGALSGSGAGPYTLPVTPPADGPVTCQVLAGVVRDAAQNANPTSDPVTVSLDRVAPSPTVTGPASPTNAYPIDFVINFDEPVADFDADDVTVTNGTKGSFSGSGAGPYTMPVYPDSEGAVTCRVAAGAVDDLAGNPCLASNVLSIVWIQGALPVTIEPPSVPLTRNGPVSFVVTYTGAANITLSASDVTLNATGTAAGLVSVSGTGTETRTVTIDTLSGTGTLGININGGTASDLAGNLAAAAGPSDTFMVDNTPPVVTINPLGVTNNTTPTISGTAADNVGVAAVTVTVEGNTYTATLNDIWWNAKVSDALAPGDHLASIEATDTVGNKTTQTMLFTVDPNAVTTVEAVLLTGPSPTNADTVDFLVIFSGDVSPVVAADFALHTTGGIAGAAILDVTGAGSTRTVTVSTGSGDGTIRLDVIDRDTILDAGLEPLGGPGLGNGNYTLGQAYTIDRTIPYATLTLTSPAQTGADVIAFKVVFSEPVTPAFDASKVALQGTLGGIVSITGSSPVYNVYVILADPNLDGTVGISVGQGLTDTAGTPCVVSFSQTCYVYNWREPYFAVQPASARSYTGSAHTFTVAANCGATLMNYQWKRDNHAAKAVQNVGENSPSYTIPSLTSGDVADYWCEVTYDGVKRVSATASLQVAEPLQLVGPANRTAVVGGSCLFSVSATGGYPPLTYAWKKVGGTNILGAGPTLTLVSLTFDDAGSYQVEVEDDNGMVAVNSASLTVTETGLPVAGAIGLGLMACGLALGGLLATRRRK
- a CDS encoding MATE family efflux transporter, which gives rise to MSVIAPGRFVIILSIMDFDEVKPSSTLQGVDLTTGSVMGHLIRFAIPMLMGSVFHTAYSIINAAWVGNGLGAESMAALTVSFPILFLLMAVAGGLTLASNILVSQAYGAKNFDRLHQVVQNSLVLTGAVGVACVLAGHIAAHAIVHGMRTPPEVAPLAVSYLRLFLWSTPFMFGMFFLSSVMRGVGDSKTPLYFQAGALLVNAVLDPVLIFGWLGFPRMGLDGTAAATVFAQACAFCSLAYYLHRRRHIVSPHWRRLRLDAPTTILTLRIGVPSMLQQALVSLGILFVVAIVNRFGAHSSAAFGIAMRLDQLAFMPAMTIGMAVSTLAGQNIGAGRFDRVHETFRNGVAASLAITLVASILAFSAPAWLIGLFSREADVVAIGKTYLRIIAFGYLLFAVLFASNGVINGSGHTAATTVFTLVGFWLVRVPLAMILSSYMGRVEGVWYAVLVSLAAGAMVSLAYYFSGRWKVPIGHPVPAQTLAASPEAD